The genomic segment CCAGGAAGCGCGGCTGGGCAGGGTGGTGGAAGCCTATCAGATATTGAGGAAGTCGAGCGCTCTGGCGTGACGTTGCTCATCTCGGCGGCTTGGATGACAGGAATGGGGAGGAAAACGCACACTCACCTTTCAGGCTCAGAATGTGAGAAGTCATCTTCGAAGACCTGGCTGGCTGGCACATTGAATGGCAATCAAGCTGAGTGCAGCTATGCAATCCCAAGCCAACTCAATGCAAACAGGATCACTGGAATTCCAATCCCCCAAATCAAAAATCCGGCCAGAATTCCGCCAAATGCATCCTTGCCCTTTTGCTTATACCCCTGCGCCAAAAGAGACAGCGCCAGGGGAATGGATAAGATTAGAACGGGGCCAATTGCGGCAAAGAAAATCCAAGCTGGGTGACTTAACGCAATTTTAGGGCGGCCGTCTTCCTCACTTTGCAGTCCTTCATGATTGCGTCGGACCTCTGACAGGACTGCAGAATCGACTTCTCTGGCGGCTAATTCCCTACGTGCTGCCGCTATGACATCCAGTTCAAATCCATCCGCTGGTCTGGACTCAGCGATGGCGACCAAATCTTCCAGACGCGCACTCGACATGCGCATTTCCAGTTCATCCCCCATGGCCGCCCCCTCCATTACTTCAGTATATCTCGCTATATTCACTCGCTAATTCGATTAGATCAATGACTGCATTGTCGTCGTATCCGGAATGGCTGCTTTTAGGCCGAAATTCTGAAAAGCAGTCAGGGAAGCTTACGCTGAAATTTGCCCATGCCGCCTGGTCCTCTCCTTTTCAGGGGAAGAGATTGGTGGTCATGCGTAACATGGCGGCACCATCCCGCTGCGACTAACGCCCGCGATGCGGACGCAAGTCTCGCGCCCCTCCCTTGACGAGGAGGGGTTAGGCAGGCGTCAGCCCTTGGCCATCCGCTGTTCGATCTGGGCGTTATCGATTGCCTTGGCAGCCCGATAGGCATCGCGCGCGCGGCAGCGTTCGGCATAGGCCATGAAGGCCGGGGTTTCCGGGAAAGTCTTGAACTGAAGGCCCCAGTCTACCTGACTGCCGACATAGACATCCGCCATGGTGAAGCGATCGCCGCAGACGAAATCTCGCCCGGCCAGATGGGTATCCAGCATGCCCAGAGCCACATCGATATCGCCCCAGCCGACGCTGATGCGGGCGCGGTCGTCCTTCGGTTCATAGCCGTAATGGCGAGCCGTGACGCCCTGTTCGATCGGGCCGGCAGCGAAGAACAGCCAGCGGTAATAATCCGCGCGCTCCGCCGCCGTTGGCGCAAGATCGCCTGATGCCAGATAGGCGCAGATCGCGGCGGCTTCGGAAATCGTCCGGTCACCATCCGGGGCGTGGTGGATAATAGTGGGCACCTTGCCCAGCGGGTTCACCGCGAGGAGTTTGGCAGGCTTGGGATGCCATTCCACCGTCACTTCGTCATAGCTTGCCCCGGCCTCGTGCAAGGCCCAGCGACCGATCTGCCCGCGAGACATCGGATTGGTGAAGAATGTGAAGTCTGCCATGCCGATTCTCCGGTCGATTGCTTGGAACATAAATGGAACAAACGCAAAAAAGTCAATCCGTCTCGCATAGTTCCTTCAGCTGTTCGGCCACTGCGCTCCAGCCTTGAGTGAAGCCCATTTCCTCGTGTTTCCGGCGTGCTTCCTCGCTCCAGTGCTTGGCGCGGGCGGTGTAGCGCGTGCCGTCGCCTTCCGGTTCGATTTCCCAGAAGCCGACCATGAAAGGCCCGGCCGGATCGAAATCCTCAGCAGTGAAGGCATCGGTGGTGACGAAGCGGCGGCCTTCCTCCCAGGCAAGGAAGATGCCTTCATTGGGCATGACTTCGCCGTTCGGGCCATACATGGTCATGGCGCAGCGTCCGCCTGCGCGGCGATCCTGATGATCGACCTCGACGCGCCAGGGCTTGGGGCACCACCATTCCTCCATGCGGTTGGTGAGCACGTCCCACACCTTTTCCGGCGGGGCGGCGATGAAGCAGGTTACTTTCAGTTCGTGGGACATGCGGTTTTCCTCTCTCGATCCATTCAATCCCGGTCCGGCGCGCCGGGCGGGAACCACGGGCGGAACGGGCGCGCATCTTCGACGCAGCGGCTGACTTCCGGCAGGGCGAGCAATTCGGCGCGAAATGCGGCAAGGCGCGGGGCCTCGGCGGGGATCGGCTCAACCCAGTCGGCATAGAAAAGCGATGGCGCGGCCGCACAGGTCACGAGCGAGACATGGGCGGGCATGGCGTTGCGCTCCAGCCAGCGTTCCAGCCAGCGATAGGCGCGGCGCAGACCCTGCTTGCCGGTCTCGATCTGTGCCGGATCGGGCGCCTGCATGTCGGCCAGATAGGCATTCACTACAAGCTGGGCGCTGCCCATCACGTAATTGTCGAACACCCGGTCAAGCATGCGTGCCGTGGCGGCTTCGGCCGGGTCGGCAGGGATCAGGCTGGAACCCGGATATTTCAGCGCCAGATGCTCTACGATGGCAGTCGCCTCGATCACTGTGGCATTGCCATCCACCAGCACCGGGAACTTGCCTGCGGGATGGGACTGCGCAACGAAATCACTGTGGTCCGGATTGTCCGGCCCCACTTCGCGGAATTCGAATTCGGCCCCGGTGGCATAAAGCGGGATCAGCCCTTTCCACGTGTAGGAGGAGAATGGGTGGCCGTAGAGTGCGAGCATAGCGGTCAGCCTTCGATGGCGGCTTCGATGGCCGCGATGTCGATCTTGCGCATACCCATCATGGCCTGAAAGGCGCGGACACGGGCAGCTTCGTCAGGGTGGGAGAGGGCGTCCATCAGCATGCGCGGGGTGATCTGCCAGGAGACGCCCCACTTGTCCTTGCACCAACCGCACATGCTTTCTGTGCCGCCATTGCCGACGATGGCATTCCACAGCCGGTCGGTCTCTTCCTGCGTGTCAGTGGGGATCTGGAAGGAAAAGGCTTCCGACTGCGGGAAGACTGGCCCGCCATTGAGACCGAGGCAGGAAATTCCGCCCACGGTGAATTCCACCATCAGCACGTCGCCCGCCTTGGTGGAGGGATTATCGACCGAGGCGCGGTGAACCTTGCCGAGCGATCCGCCCGGCATTGTCCGGGCATAGAAGCCAGCGGCCTCTTCAGCGGTCTGGTCGAACCACAGGCAGACATAGGCTTGCGTGGTCATCATGCCGCTCCCTTGCGTGGGCCGACAAAGGCGACCGCGGCGCCCGCCGGGTCGCGGGCCATGAAGATGAAATCGCCGGAAGGAACCTGATGGATGTCCTGCGTCGCCGTGCCGCCATTGGCCTGCGCCGCCTTTCTGGCAGTATCGATATCCTCCACGCCGAAGAACAGCAGCCAGGCGGGTGAAGCCCCCTCGGCGATCATCGGGTTGATCGCCCCGATCTGCTGGCCTTCGCATTCGATGAAGCGATAATCGCCCGCCGCACCCATCGGCATCGTCTGGTCTGTCTTCCAGTCGAACAGGGCAGTGTAGAAGGCATTGGCGGCGGGGGCATCGGTGGTGTCGAGCTGCATCCAGCGGCAATGGCCGGGCTTCGCGGCATCGAACACGTCGCTCTTCGCATCGGGCATTCCGGGCGGCGGGACGGGGTTCATGATGTAGAATGGCGCGCCCTGCGGGTCGGACAACATGGCCATGCGCCCGGTGCCGGGGATGGTCTGGTCCATCCAGAGCTGCCCGCCGAGGGCCTTGGCCTGCAGCAGCGCCGCGTCAATGTCAGGGCAATGGAAATAGGGCAGCCAGCCCGCCATTGCGCCGCCTTCGATCATTGCCGGGGTCAGCGTCAGTGCGCCGCCTGCATTGCCGCCATCCGGGCGCCCGATCATGCGATATTCCGCGCCATTGGGCATCATCGTGCCCTCGGCGGGAATGTCGAGACCGGCAGTGGCGCGATAAAAGGGGCCAATTGCCGCAGCATCCGGCGTCATCAGCTCATACCAGATCGGGAATCCGGCCATCATTCGCTCCTCAGGTTAACCAGCGGCTCGAACGAGCCGAAGATCATGCGGCGCCCGTCGAAGGGAACATCCGTCATCGCCTTGAAGCGTTCATCCTCGTGGACCCGTTCATGTGCGGCATCGGCAGTCGCCTTGTCGGGCCAGACGATCCAGGAGAAGACGATCTTCTCCCCTTCCTCGGCCATCACCGCCTTGCGGAAATCGGTGCGCTTGCCTTCGGGAACGTCTTTCTCCCAGCCTTCGACCACCTGTAGGGCGCCGAATTCGATCATTGCCCGGTCGAACCATTCGGCCATTTCCAGAAAGGCCTGCTTCTTCGCTTCGGGCACGGGGATCACATAGCCATCGATATGCATGGGTCAGGCTCCTTTCGCAGTGAAGGGAAACAGGGCGCGCAGGGCAGGCAGGCGCAGCCACAGCCCGCCCCACATGAACAGGCTGAGGTAGATTCCGAACAATGTATGGCTGAACAGCGGGCTGCCGACGCGGATATGCGTGGCCATCGCCCCGCCGATCAGTGCGGTCATCAGCACAGCACCGAGCACGCTGGTACGCGGGAAGAGGTAGAGCAGCAGGAAGGCAAGCTCGAACCCGCCGATCATAAGGGCAGAGCCTGGTTGCCAGCCCAGACCGGCCAGTGTTTGCGTGGCCGCATCCATGCCCAGCAATTTGGGCGTGATCGATGCGCCGAGCATGAACAGCGCGAACAGCCCTGTCAGAACCCAGCCTGCGACGGTCATCTGTCTTGCGGTCATTGCGTTTCCTCCCCCGAGTGCAGCTTCAGCCCGCGCTGTCGCCCATCGCAGCCATATCCATCCAGAAGACTTCCCAGACATGGCCATCGGGATCGGCGAAGCTGCGGGAGAACATGAAGCCATGGTCCTGTTTCGGATTGACGTCGGCCGTGCCGCCTTGCGCACCCGAAAGGTCGACAATGCGGTTCACTTCATCGGTGCTGTCAAAATTGATCGCCAGCATCACTTCGCTCGCGCCTTCGGCCGGGAAGGGGCGCTGAGTGAATTTGCGCCAGTGGCCATGGGTGAGCAGCATCACGAAGATCGCATCGGACCAGACCATGCAGGCCGCGTTCTCGTCAGTGAATTGCGGATTGTTGGTAAAGCCCAGCGATTCATAGAACGCCATGGATTTGGGCAGGTCCGTGACCGGCAGGTTTACGAAAATCATCTTGCTCATGTCCGCATCTCTCCCCGTTGCGAATCGCGCTTGCAGATTCATCACCTCTCGAGTTACTAAAAGCAACCATGAAGTTACAAAAAGAAACCAATTCGTCGCAAGAGGGGCACGGCAAGTGGTATGGCGATGCCTGCGGCACGGCCTTTGCGCTGGAACTGGTGGGCGAACGCTGGTCGCTGCTGATCGTGCGCGAATTGCTGCTTGGCGGGCGGCGTTTCAGCGATCTGCGCCGCGTATTGCCTGGCATCAGCGCAAAGGTGCTAACCGAGCGGCTGGCCGGGCTGGAAGCTGCGGGTGTGCTGGTGAAGCGCCAATTGCCGCCTCCTGCAACCGCTCAAGTCTATGAATTGACGGAATGGGGATACAAGGCAGAACCCGCTATCCAGGAGCTGGGCCGCTGGGCGGCGCAATCGGTATTGCACGATCCGCGCCTGCCCTTGTCGGCGGTGTCGCTGATGATCTCGATGCGCACCATGCTGGACAAGGAAGGTAGCAAGGCTTTCGACGCCACCATTGGCTTCGATGTGGCGGGGGAGACGTTTCTTGCGGTGCTGAAGGATGGACAATTGCCGATCCGCCGCGCCGATCCCTCAGGCGCGCAGGCCATCTTTCGGGCGCCGGATGCGATGGCCGTGGCCGCTTTGCTCTATGCTAAGGTTCCGCTGGAAGCCTTGGAGGCAGAGGCCGGGCTGGTGGTGGAGGGCGACCGGGAACTGGCGCTGCGTTACGCCGCGCTGTTCGAATTGCCGCCGAAAATCGGGGTGCCTGCTCAATAATTCGTTCTTGGTCAGTCGTTCGTCATTGCGAGGCGCCGAAGCAATCCAGCGTGTTGCACGCAAGCCCCAGGATTGCTTCGCTTCGCTCGCAATGACGAAGGATAGGCCGGATCAGCCGCCCAGCGAGGCGAATACGGCTGCTTCCTGCTCGGCTGCGGCCTGCCATGCATGGCGGGCGCAGACCCGGTCATACCAGTCCACCATGGCGGGATGGCGCGAATTGTCGAGCTGCCAGCCGGTATAGCCCAGCGTCTTGATCGCGCTGGCGACGGCAATGTCGCCCACCGAGAATTCGCCGGCCAGCCAGCCGCCATTGCCCAGCACGCCTTCGAGATAGTCGAGCGGCTTGAGGGTCGCTTCTTCCGCAGCCACTGCCGCGGCTTCATCGCCTTCCTTCCCGAAGATCTTGGGATAGAGGAAACGGTTGACCACGATAGGCGCGCCGGCCGGGATCAGGATCGTATCGGCCACTTCATCGAACCACACGGCCTTACCGCGAGTCTGTGGGTCGGCTGGAAGCAGTGGTGCGTCCGGATATTTGGCATCCAGATAGGCGACGATGGCTGTCGAATCGGCCAGCCGGAAATCGCCGTCCTGGATTGCCGGAATCTTGCGGAACGGGCTTGCCTGCAGAAACGCCTCGTCAGGCTGGTTAGGGTTGGACGGGATCAGTTCCGCGTCGATTCCCTTCTCCTTTGTGGCCACCAGCACCTTGCGGACGAAGGGCGAGAGGGGAAATCCGAAAATCTTCATGAAAGCACTCTCCCGTGAGGCCGAATCTGGCCATTTGCGGGGATTGCTTGTTGCAGCGGCGCGCGCGCGCGTCTAGTCGAACCGGCGCGATGAACGAGATGACGAACAAGCACTCAGAGCCCACCGGAACCACCCGCCTTGCTGAGCCGGATACGGTTGTCAGCGTACGCGAAGTTTTCGGGATCGATACGGACATGACCTGCCCCGCCTTCAGTGTGGCGGATGAGCGCGTGCCCGATCGTGACGACACCTATGTGTTCGATCCGGATACCACTCTCGCGATCCTTGCGGGCTTTGCCTATAACCGCCGCGTGATGGTGCAGGGCTAC from the Erythrobacter sp. SG61-1L genome contains:
- a CDS encoding VOC family protein, with product MMAGFPIWYELMTPDAAAIGPFYRATAGLDIPAEGTMMPNGAEYRMIGRPDGGNAGGALTLTPAMIEGGAMAGWLPYFHCPDIDAALLQAKALGGQLWMDQTIPGTGRMAMLSDPQGAPFYIMNPVPPPGMPDAKSDVFDAAKPGHCRWMQLDTTDAPAANAFYTALFDWKTDQTMPMGAAGDYRFIECEGQQIGAINPMIAEGASPAWLLFFGVEDIDTARKAAQANGGTATQDIHQVPSGDFIFMARDPAGAAVAFVGPRKGAA
- a CDS encoding glutathione S-transferase family protein; translated protein: MADFTFFTNPMSRGQIGRWALHEAGASYDEVTVEWHPKPAKLLAVNPLGKVPTIIHHAPDGDRTISEAAAICAYLASGDLAPTAAERADYYRWLFFAAGPIEQGVTARHYGYEPKDDRARISVGWGDIDVALGMLDTHLAGRDFVCGDRFTMADVYVGSQVDWGLQFKTFPETPAFMAYAERCRARDAYRAAKAIDNAQIEQRMAKG
- a CDS encoding helix-turn-helix domain-containing protein; translation: MKLQKETNSSQEGHGKWYGDACGTAFALELVGERWSLLIVRELLLGGRRFSDLRRVLPGISAKVLTERLAGLEAAGVLVKRQLPPPATAQVYELTEWGYKAEPAIQELGRWAAQSVLHDPRLPLSAVSLMISMRTMLDKEGSKAFDATIGFDVAGETFLAVLKDGQLPIRRADPSGAQAIFRAPDAMAVAALLYAKVPLEALEAEAGLVVEGDRELALRYAALFELPPKIGVPAQ
- a CDS encoding glutathione S-transferase family protein; its protein translation is MLALYGHPFSSYTWKGLIPLYATGAEFEFREVGPDNPDHSDFVAQSHPAGKFPVLVDGNATVIEATAIVEHLALKYPGSSLIPADPAEAATARMLDRVFDNYVMGSAQLVVNAYLADMQAPDPAQIETGKQGLRRAYRWLERWLERNAMPAHVSLVTCAAAPSLFYADWVEPIPAEAPRLAAFRAELLALPEVSRCVEDARPFRPWFPPGAPDRD
- a CDS encoding DUF1428 domain-containing protein yields the protein MHIDGYVIPVPEAKKQAFLEMAEWFDRAMIEFGALQVVEGWEKDVPEGKRTDFRKAVMAEEGEKIVFSWIVWPDKATADAAHERVHEDERFKAMTDVPFDGRRMIFGSFEPLVNLRSE
- a CDS encoding VOC family protein — encoded protein: MMTTQAYVCLWFDQTAEEAAGFYARTMPGGSLGKVHRASVDNPSTKAGDVLMVEFTVGGISCLGLNGGPVFPQSEAFSFQIPTDTQEETDRLWNAIVGNGGTESMCGWCKDKWGVSWQITPRMLMDALSHPDEAARVRAFQAMMGMRKIDIAAIEAAIEG
- a CDS encoding DoxX family protein, whose amino-acid sequence is MTARQMTVAGWVLTGLFALFMLGASITPKLLGMDAATQTLAGLGWQPGSALMIGGFELAFLLLYLFPRTSVLGAVLMTALIGGAMATHIRVGSPLFSHTLFGIYLSLFMWGGLWLRLPALRALFPFTAKGA
- a CDS encoding SRPBCC family protein — protein: MSHELKVTCFIAAPPEKVWDVLTNRMEEWWCPKPWRVEVDHQDRRAGGRCAMTMYGPNGEVMPNEGIFLAWEEGRRFVTTDAFTAEDFDPAGPFMVGFWEIEPEGDGTRYTARAKHWSEEARRKHEEMGFTQGWSAVAEQLKELCETD
- a CDS encoding glutathione S-transferase family protein; its protein translation is MKIFGFPLSPFVRKVLVATKEKGIDAELIPSNPNQPDEAFLQASPFRKIPAIQDGDFRLADSTAIVAYLDAKYPDAPLLPADPQTRGKAVWFDEVADTILIPAGAPIVVNRFLYPKIFGKEGDEAAAVAAEEATLKPLDYLEGVLGNGGWLAGEFSVGDIAVASAIKTLGYTGWQLDNSRHPAMVDWYDRVCARHAWQAAAEQEAAVFASLGG
- a CDS encoding VOC family protein, producing the protein MSKMIFVNLPVTDLPKSMAFYESLGFTNNPQFTDENAACMVWSDAIFVMLLTHGHWRKFTQRPFPAEGASEVMLAINFDSTDEVNRIVDLSGAQGGTADVNPKQDHGFMFSRSFADPDGHVWEVFWMDMAAMGDSAG